In Ischnura elegans chromosome 9, ioIscEleg1.1, whole genome shotgun sequence, the following proteins share a genomic window:
- the LOC124165041 gene encoding uncharacterized protein LOC124165041 — MPQFMEKFVLGVDDWQSYEERLEEYFIVLDLGSEEAQLSKKRAILLSSIGKDAYNVVRNLCAPKKPAECTYSEITGKLTKYFNPDRSVIAERHRFNQRVQLAGENVHQFAAGLRESSRYCKFGGFLDEALRDQFVLGLSDKAIVRALYLEDETLAFEKAIELAYAREKATENVSASAAGNSGQGVHFVQRDAAIDDDFQEDGEEADVHRVKGQDMRQARRTRPSATPSRGSSQGERCYCCGHTGHRRAACRFRAFRCDICRKVGHLKAMCKEGNVKFCDVLDSNEGKMPVYELPCVRDVSEGRCQGDKREPRGNVKVIKNYVIKKDWDLPLYNVISSTEEVNGGPWFARVVVDARVVKMEIDTGSAISAISEEYYRANYSYLKLKATSVRLRSYSNTLIQPLGTIDVSATYKGHTARLSLFVVTNGGPPLLGRDWFRALKFPSPVHKINMEGGINIQGIWDRFRELWDGTLGSFKGSEATLHLKPGTKPVFCSPRALAFALRDKVDRELDRLLELGILYPVDFSDWATPIVPIVKGDGNIRICGDFKITVNPQLLVERYPLPRVEELFSKLQGGQMFSTIDLSQAFQQMV, encoded by the coding sequence ATGCctcaatttatggaaaaatttgtgcTGGGGGTCGACGATTGGCAGTCCTACGAGGAAAGACTGGAAGAATATTTCATTGTGTTGGACTTGGGGAGTGAGGAAGCACAACTAAGTAAAAAGCGTGCCATCCTGCTGTCCTCAATAGGCAAGGACGCCTATAATGTGGTGAGGAACTTGTGTGCCCCGAAAAAACCGGCTGAGTGCACCTATTCAGAAATAACGGGAAAACTGACAAAGTACTTCAACCCAGACCGGTCAGTAATTGCCGAAAGGCACAGGTTTAATCAGAGAGTCCAGTTAGCCGGCGAAAATGTGCATCAGTTCGCGGCGGGCCTCAGGGAGTCCTCCCGCTATTGTAAGTTCGGCGGTTTTTTAGATGAGGCCCTCCGCGACCAATTTGTTCTGGGTCTCTCCGATAAGGCGATTGTGCGTGCACTGTACTTAGAGGATGAGACCCTGGCCTTCGAGAAGGCCATTGAACTGGCTTATGCCAGAGAGAAGGCGACAGAGAACGTGTCAGCGAGCGCAGCCGGCAACAGTGGGCAGGGCGTCCATTTTGTGCAGCGAGATGCGGCCATCGACGACGATTTCCAGGAGGACGGGGAGGAGGCTGACGTCCACCGGGTGAAGGGTCAGGATATGAGACAAGCGAGGAGGACGCGGCCAAGTGCGACGCCGTCGCGGGGATCCAGCCAAGGGGAAAGGTGTTATTGTTGCGGCCACACAGGGCACCGGAGAGCTGCGTGCAGGTTTCGCGCATTCAGATGCGACATCTGTAGGAAAGTAGGGCACTTAAAGGCAATGTGCAAAGAAGGTaatgtaaaattttgtgatgTGTTGGATTCAAACGAGGGGAAAATGCCGGTTTATGAACTTCCTTGTGTCAGGGATGTAAGTGAGGGCCGTTGTCAGGGAGATAAGAGAGAACCAAGAGGCAATGTTAAGGTGATTAAGAATTATGTAATTAAGAAAGATTGGGATTTGCCACTATATAACGTAATATCCTCGACGGAGGAAGTAAATGGGGGGCCGTGGTTTGCTAGAGTAGTGGTCGATGCTCGGGTGgtaaaaatggaaattgataCTGGATCGGCTATATCGGCCATCTCAGAGGAATATTATAGAGCAAACTATTCATACCTCAAATTGAAGGCCACGTCAGTGAGGTTGCGGTCTTACTCAAACACACTGATTCAGCCATTGGGAACTATAGATGTTTCCGCAACATATAAGGGGCACACTGCCAGGCTAAGTTTGTTTGTTGTGACCAATGGGGGACCTCCACTTCTTGGAAGGGACTGGTTCCGGGCTTTGAAATTTCCCTCACCAGTGCACAAGATTAATATGGAAGGTGGGATAAACATTCAGGGAATATGGGATCGTTTCAGGGAGTTATGGGATGGCACTTTAGGGTCATTCAAGGGTAGTGAAGCCACACTCCATCTCAAGCCAGGGACAAAACCTGTATTTTGCTCCCCCAGAGCATTAGCATTTGCCTTGCGGGATAAGGTTGATAGAGAGTTGGATCGTCTTCTGGAATTAGGGATACTGTATCCAGTTGATTTCAGTGACTGGGCAACACCCATTGTTCCAATTGTAAAAGGGGATGGAAATATTCGTATATGTGGAGATTTCAAAATAACTGTAAACCCTCAATTATTGGTTGAAAGATATCCACTCCCTCGAGTGGAAGAACTCTTCTCAAAGCTGCAAGGGGGCCAAATGTTTTCCACAATTGATTTGTCACAGGCATTCCAGCAAATGGTTTGA